A window from Listeria seeligeri serovar 1/2b str. SLCC3954 encodes these proteins:
- a CDS encoding DUF1266 domain-containing protein: MFGRKSVAIPKEYERFNQFSAEKERLLCIGSSTTECKHKVETKVDGSNKALKLYYPKNRGAKVMKYWLPMFGINDSYSASQVISSWIEVNDYYSVIAAGDCSSVLREITKTCQKNDYDEAELLASAGKIKIYGAFDIERLGYLVRVCFSLDLLSEQQAWNFLEQLWDAAVLHYDNWDDYIVSFVNGQEGLGTNWYSDTLVSYVQLKKDTTSLLNKYQLKE, encoded by the coding sequence ATGTTTGGACGGAAAAGTGTTGCTATACCAAAAGAATATGAGCGTTTCAATCAATTTTCAGCAGAAAAGGAAAGGTTGTTATGTATCGGTTCTTCTACTACAGAGTGTAAACATAAAGTGGAAACGAAGGTCGATGGGTCGAATAAAGCATTAAAACTTTATTATCCGAAAAACCGTGGAGCAAAAGTAATGAAATATTGGTTGCCGATGTTTGGCATCAATGATTCTTACTCAGCTTCCCAAGTTATTTCCAGTTGGATTGAAGTAAATGATTATTATAGCGTAATTGCAGCTGGGGACTGTTCGAGTGTTCTTCGTGAAATCACAAAAACATGTCAAAAGAATGATTATGACGAAGCAGAACTTCTAGCGTCTGCGGGAAAAATTAAGATATATGGAGCATTTGATATTGAAAGACTTGGTTACTTAGTTCGTGTTTGTTTTTCATTAGATCTGCTTAGTGAGCAACAAGCGTGGAATTTCTTGGAGCAGCTATGGGACGCCGCGGTATTGCATTATGATAATTGGGATGATTACATAGTTAGTTTTGTTAATGGCCAAGAAGGGTTAGGAACAAACTGGTATAGTGATACACTTGTTTCTTATGTCCAGTTAAAAAAAGATACTACTAGTTTATTAAATAAGTACCAACTAAAAGAATGA
- a CDS encoding BlaI/MecI/CopY family transcriptional regulator — MSIKSISKSEFEVMKVIWDFGRAVQYVDVAEKLAEKDYSWKKNTILTFLTRLVEKKLLRVKKIGRKNEYYALVSESEYLGQQTENFLEDIYEGDVKGLITNLVQKDLITADEIDDLQQYWKRMKSTE; from the coding sequence ATGTCGATTAAATCTATATCAAAATCTGAATTTGAGGTTATGAAAGTTATATGGGATTTTGGGAGAGCTGTTCAGTATGTGGATGTTGCTGAGAAATTAGCTGAAAAAGATTATTCTTGGAAGAAAAATACTATACTTACTTTTTTGACTAGGCTAGTAGAAAAGAAATTACTACGGGTTAAAAAAATTGGTCGCAAAAACGAATACTATGCGCTTGTTAGTGAAAGTGAGTATTTGGGACAACAAACAGAAAACTTTTTAGAGGATATTTATGAAGGCGATGTGAAGGGATTAATTACTAATCTGGTGCAAAAAGATCTAATCACAGCCGATGAAATAGATGATTTACAACAATATTGGAAAAGGATGAAATCAACTGAATGA
- a CDS encoding DUF1307 domain-containing protein yields MKRVLSLVGVLLLALLVTGCGNSTSEEKVEEDTYVADIEGAQLEATFSHVGDNLRKVEQTMVYPMSYLGYEEGEKLDDATKKKLTEQVEAQYSEYKDGEGTSLETKFTDDGLELTMTVDLYKADASAISSLLGGGSTDPKNISYKETIADFESQGFKKKES; encoded by the coding sequence ATGAAGAGAGTTTTAAGTTTAGTAGGAGTTTTATTACTAGCGTTACTTGTAACAGGTTGTGGAAATAGTACGAGTGAAGAGAAAGTTGAAGAAGATACATACGTTGCGGATATTGAAGGGGCTCAGCTAGAGGCGACATTCTCTCATGTAGGCGATAACTTGAGAAAAGTAGAGCAAACAATGGTATACCCAATGTCTTATCTTGGTTACGAAGAAGGTGAGAAACTTGATGACGCTACGAAGAAAAAGCTGACAGAACAGGTTGAGGCCCAGTATTCGGAGTACAAAGATGGTGAAGGAACATCATTAGAAACGAAATTTACGGATGATGGACTCGAGCTTACTATGACAGTTGATTTATACAAAGCGGATGCTTCGGCGATTAGTTCGTTACTTGGTGGAGGTTCAACAGACCCTAAAAATATTAGTTATAAAGAAACAATTGCTGATTTTGAATCGCAAGGATTTAAGAAAAAAGAGTCTTAA
- the rplJ gene encoding 50S ribosomal protein L10, protein MSKVLEAKQSAVEEIKGKLSASASTVIVDYRGLNVGEITELRKQLRDAGIEFKVYKNSLTRRAVEANGYEGLEGALTGPNAIAFSNEDVVAPAKILNDFAKDHEALEIKAGVIEGKVASLEEIKALATLPSREGLLSMLCNVLQAPVRGLAIATKAVADQKEEQEA, encoded by the coding sequence ATGAGTAAAGTTCTTGAAGCTAAACAAAGTGCAGTAGAAGAAATTAAAGGTAAATTATCAGCTAGTGCGTCTACAGTAATTGTTGATTACCGCGGCTTAAACGTTGGCGAAATCACTGAATTACGTAAACAATTGCGTGATGCTGGTATTGAATTTAAAGTCTACAAAAACTCACTAACTCGCCGTGCTGTTGAAGCTAACGGTTACGAAGGTTTAGAAGGAGCTCTAACTGGTCCTAACGCGATTGCATTCAGTAATGAAGACGTAGTTGCGCCTGCGAAAATCCTTAACGATTTCGCTAAAGATCATGAAGCACTAGAAATCAAAGCGGGTGTTATTGAAGGTAAAGTTGCTTCTCTTGAAGAAATTAAAGCACTTGCAACACTTCCATCACGCGAAGGATTGCTATCTATGCTTTGCAACGTACTTCAAGCTCCAGTTCGCGGTCTTGCTATCGCTACTAAAGCTGTTGCTGATCAAAAAGAAGAACAAGAAGCATAA
- the rpoB gene encoding DNA-directed RNA polymerase subunit beta yields the protein MSGHSGHDVKYGRHRTRRSFARISEVLELPNLIEIQTASYQWFLDEGLREMFRDISPIEDFAGNLSLEFIDYDLGEPKYSVEESKNRDANYAAPLRVKLRLINKETGEVKDQEVFMGDFPLMTEMGTFIINGAERVIVSQLVRSPGVYFNGKLDKNGKKGFGSTVIPNRGAWLEYETDAKDVVHVRIDRTRKLPVTVLLRALGFGSDQEIIDLIGDNDYLRNTLEKDNTDNAEKALLEIYERLRPGEPPTVDNARSLLVSRFFDPKRYDLASVGRYKINKKLHLKNRLFNQTLAETLVDPETGEIIASKGDILDRRNLDQIIPNLENGVGFRTLRPADGVMEDSVLVQSIKIYAPNDEEKEINIIGNAYIEENVKHITPSDIISSISYFFNLLHGVGDTDDIDHLGNRRLRSVGELLQNQFRIGLSRMERVVRERMSIQDMTTITPQQLINIRPVVASIKEFFGSSQLSQFMDQTNPLGELTHKRRLSALGPGGLTRERAGYEVRDVHYSHYGRMCPIETPEGPNIGLINSLSSFAKVNKFGFIETPYRRVDPGTNRVTDKIDYLTADEEDNYVVAQANSKLDEHGTFTEEEVMARFRSENLAVEKERIDYMDVSPKQVVSVATACIPFLENDDSNRALMGANMQRQAVPLMHPEAPFVGTGMEHVSAKDSGAAVTAKHDGIVEHVEAREIWVRRVSLVDGKEVTGGIDKYTLRKFVRSNQGTCYNQRPNVAEGDRVVKGEILGNGPSMDSGELALGRNVLVAFMTWDGYNYEDAIIMSERLVKDDVYTSIHIEEFESEARDTKLGPEEMTRDIPNVGEDALRDLDERGIIRVGAEVKDNDLLVGKVTPKGVTELTAEERLLHAIFGEKAREVRDTSLRVPHGGGGIVLDVKIFTREAGDELPPGVNQLVRVYIVQKRKIHEGDKMAGRHGNKGVISRILPEEDMPFMPDGTPVDIMLNPLGVPSRMNIGQVLELHLGMAARALGIHVATPVFDGANEEDVWSTVEEAGMARDAKTVLYDGRSGEAFDNRISVGVMYMIKLAHMVDDKLHARSTGPYSLVTQQPLGGKAQFGGQRFGEMEVWALEAYGAAYTLQEILTIKSDDVVGRVKTYEAIVKGESVPEPGVPESFKVLIKELQSLGMDVKMLSADEEEIEMRDMDDDDFTNQNDAFNIVQPENAAAEKTE from the coding sequence TTGTCAGGACATTCAGGACATGATGTAAAATATGGACGGCATCGTACGCGTAGAAGTTTTGCGCGAATCAGTGAAGTACTTGAATTACCGAACTTAATTGAGATTCAAACAGCTTCTTACCAATGGTTCTTAGATGAAGGGCTACGTGAGATGTTCCGCGATATTTCGCCAATTGAGGATTTTGCGGGTAATTTATCTTTAGAATTCATTGATTACGATCTTGGAGAGCCGAAATACTCGGTAGAAGAATCTAAGAACCGTGATGCAAACTATGCGGCTCCACTGCGCGTGAAGTTGCGCCTAATCAACAAAGAAACCGGCGAAGTAAAAGACCAAGAAGTATTTATGGGAGATTTCCCGTTAATGACTGAAATGGGTACGTTCATTATCAATGGGGCAGAACGTGTTATCGTTTCCCAATTAGTTCGTTCCCCAGGTGTCTACTTCAACGGAAAACTCGACAAAAATGGTAAAAAAGGCTTTGGTTCTACTGTCATCCCTAACCGTGGGGCTTGGCTTGAATATGAAACAGATGCTAAAGACGTTGTACACGTTCGTATTGACCGTACACGTAAATTACCAGTAACTGTTTTACTTCGTGCATTAGGCTTTGGTTCCGATCAAGAAATTATTGACTTAATCGGCGACAATGACTACTTGCGCAACACACTTGAAAAAGACAACACTGACAACGCTGAAAAAGCTCTTCTAGAAATTTACGAAAGATTACGTCCGGGTGAACCACCAACAGTAGACAACGCTAGAAGCTTACTAGTTTCTCGTTTCTTTGATCCAAAACGCTATGATCTTGCAAGCGTTGGACGTTATAAAATCAACAAAAAATTACATCTGAAAAACCGTCTATTCAACCAAACATTAGCAGAAACTTTAGTAGACCCAGAAACTGGCGAAATTATCGCTTCTAAAGGTGATATTTTGGATCGTCGTAATTTAGATCAAATTATTCCTAATTTAGAAAACGGTGTAGGTTTCCGCACACTTCGTCCAGCTGACGGTGTTATGGAAGATAGCGTACTCGTTCAATCTATTAAAATCTATGCACCAAATGATGAAGAAAAAGAAATCAACATCATTGGAAATGCGTATATTGAAGAAAACGTAAAACACATCACGCCTTCTGATATCATTTCATCTATCAGCTACTTCTTCAACTTGCTGCATGGTGTTGGCGATACAGATGACATCGATCACTTAGGTAATCGTCGTCTTCGTTCTGTTGGTGAACTTTTACAAAACCAATTCCGTATCGGTTTATCCCGTATGGAACGTGTGGTTCGTGAACGTATGTCTATTCAAGATATGACTACAATTACTCCACAACAATTGATTAATATTCGCCCAGTAGTGGCATCCATTAAAGAATTCTTTGGTAGCTCGCAGTTATCTCAGTTTATGGATCAAACAAATCCACTTGGCGAACTTACGCATAAACGTCGTCTTTCAGCACTTGGACCTGGTGGTTTGACTCGTGAACGTGCTGGTTATGAAGTACGTGACGTGCATTACTCCCACTATGGTCGTATGTGTCCGATTGAAACGCCAGAGGGACCAAACATTGGTTTAATTAACTCCCTTTCTTCCTTTGCAAAAGTAAATAAATTCGGCTTTATCGAAACACCTTACCGCCGCGTTGATCCTGGAACAAACCGTGTTACAGATAAGATTGATTATCTAACTGCGGATGAAGAGGATAATTACGTAGTAGCGCAAGCGAACTCGAAATTAGACGAACATGGTACTTTCACAGAAGAAGAAGTTATGGCTCGTTTCCGTTCAGAAAACTTAGCGGTAGAAAAAGAACGTATTGACTACATGGATGTATCGCCTAAACAGGTTGTATCTGTTGCGACAGCATGTATTCCGTTCCTTGAAAACGATGATAGTAACCGTGCGCTAATGGGAGCGAACATGCAACGTCAAGCAGTTCCTCTTATGCACCCTGAAGCTCCATTTGTTGGAACAGGTATGGAACACGTATCTGCAAAAGACTCTGGTGCTGCTGTAACTGCCAAACATGACGGTATTGTAGAACACGTGGAAGCTCGCGAAATCTGGGTTCGTCGTGTATCTCTAGTGGATGGCAAAGAAGTAACTGGCGGAATCGACAAATATACATTACGTAAATTTGTTCGTTCTAACCAAGGTACTTGTTATAACCAACGTCCAAACGTAGCAGAAGGAGACCGCGTTGTTAAAGGAGAAATCCTTGGTAATGGTCCTTCAATGGATTCTGGTGAACTTGCTCTAGGTCGTAACGTACTTGTTGCATTCATGACTTGGGATGGTTATAACTATGAGGATGCGATCATCATGAGTGAACGTCTTGTAAAAGATGACGTTTATACTTCGATTCATATTGAAGAATTTGAATCAGAAGCTCGTGATACAAAACTCGGACCTGAAGAAATGACTCGTGATATTCCAAACGTTGGGGAAGATGCTTTACGCGACCTTGACGAACGCGGAATTATCCGTGTCGGAGCTGAAGTAAAAGACAACGACCTTCTAGTTGGTAAAGTAACACCAAAAGGAGTTACCGAATTAACTGCAGAAGAACGTTTACTACACGCTATCTTTGGTGAAAAAGCTCGTGAAGTTCGTGATACTTCATTACGTGTACCTCACGGCGGCGGCGGAATCGTGCTTGACGTGAAGATCTTTACACGTGAAGCAGGAGACGAATTGCCACCTGGTGTAAACCAATTAGTACGTGTTTATATTGTACAAAAACGTAAAATTCACGAAGGCGATAAAATGGCTGGACGTCATGGTAATAAAGGGGTTATCTCCCGTATTTTACCGGAAGAAGACATGCCATTTATGCCAGACGGAACACCGGTTGACATTATGCTTAACCCACTAGGTGTACCATCTCGTATGAATATCGGACAAGTTCTTGAATTACACTTAGGTATGGCTGCTCGTGCTTTAGGAATTCACGTTGCAACTCCAGTATTTGATGGGGCGAATGAAGAAGATGTATGGAGCACAGTGGAAGAAGCCGGAATGGCCCGCGATGCGAAAACAGTTCTTTATGATGGCCGTTCTGGTGAAGCATTTGATAACCGTATCTCTGTTGGGGTAATGTACATGATCAAACTTGCCCACATGGTTGATGATAAACTACATGCGCGTTCAACTGGACCTTACTCTCTTGTAACACAACAACCGCTTGGTGGTAAAGCACAATTTGGTGGACAACGTTTTGGTGAAATGGAAGTATGGGCACTAGAAGCTTATGGTGCTGCTTATACTCTTCAAGAAATCCTAACAATTAAATCCGATGACGTGGTTGGTCGTGTGAAAACTTACGAAGCGATTGTTAAAGGCGAAAGCGTTCCAGAACCTGGTGTGCCAGAATCGTTCAAAGTACTCATCAAAGAGCTTCAAAGTCTAGGAATGGATGTTAAAATGCTTTCCGCAGACGAAGAAGAAATTGAGATGCGTGACATGGATGATGACGACTTTACTAATCAAAATGATGCCTTCAATATCGTACAACCGGAAAATGCAGCTGCTGAAAAGACTGAGTAA
- the rplA gene encoding 50S ribosomal protein L1, producing the protein MAKKGKKYQDALKQIDANKVYTAEEAVELAKKIDFAKFDATVEVAFRLGVDPKKADQQIRGAVVLPNGTGKTQRVLVFAKGEKAKEAEAAGADYVGESEFVEKINQGWFDFDVIVATPDMMGEVGKLGRVLGPKGLMPNPKTGTVTMDVTKAVNEIKAGKVEYRVDKAGNVHAAIGKVSFDAAKLVENFRTVNDVLQKAKPAAAKGTYVKNLSVTTTFGPGIQVDPASL; encoded by the coding sequence ATGGCTAAGAAAGGCAAAAAGTATCAAGATGCTTTAAAACAAATTGATGCAAATAAAGTTTACACTGCAGAAGAAGCAGTTGAACTTGCTAAAAAAATTGACTTCGCTAAATTCGATGCAACTGTTGAAGTAGCATTCCGTCTTGGCGTTGACCCTAAAAAAGCGGACCAACAAATCCGTGGTGCTGTTGTATTACCAAACGGTACTGGTAAAACTCAACGCGTATTAGTATTCGCAAAAGGTGAAAAAGCAAAAGAAGCTGAGGCTGCTGGAGCTGATTACGTTGGTGAATCTGAATTCGTTGAAAAAATCAACCAAGGTTGGTTTGACTTTGACGTTATCGTTGCAACACCTGACATGATGGGTGAAGTTGGTAAATTAGGCCGTGTCCTTGGACCAAAAGGTTTAATGCCAAACCCTAAAACTGGTACTGTAACAATGGACGTAACTAAAGCAGTTAACGAAATTAAAGCTGGTAAAGTAGAATACCGTGTTGATAAAGCTGGTAATGTCCACGCTGCAATCGGTAAAGTATCTTTTGATGCTGCTAAACTAGTAGAAAACTTCCGTACTGTGAATGACGTTCTACAAAAAGCAAAACCTGCTGCTGCGAAAGGTACTTACGTGAAAAATCTTTCCGTAACAACTACTTTCGGACCTGGAATCCAAGTTGACCCAGCAAGCTTATAA
- a CDS encoding RtcB family protein — translation MLTLKGKYNEAKVFTDNLDESTIGQIITICNQEFAKERKIRIMPDTHRGHGCVIGTTMTIQDKIVPNLVGVDIGCGLHVVKLKSGKLKMNFEKLDKVIRERIPSGHSTHDKAIAVFDLENVIAPIHRGWASRSIGTLGGGNHFIEVNQGVDGIYLVIHSGSRILGKEIAEYHQEVAYQKLSQLRKEFKISATDAKKQGNLEDETWWNEARELIKLPYELSYVTQTDLDNYLADMEIAQTFAAYNRSVMAETILKAMKWDKAVVSSFDCVHNYIDLENKMLRKGATSAQLGEQIIVPLNMRDGSILATGKGNADWNYSAPHGAGRILSRSKAKAQISLESYQAAMKNIWTTSVSKKTLDEAPKAYKSAKQLLADVEDTMEIQEIIKPLYNFKG, via the coding sequence ATGTTAACATTAAAAGGAAAATATAACGAAGCAAAAGTTTTTACGGATAATTTAGATGAAAGTACAATTGGACAGATTATAACGATTTGTAACCAAGAATTTGCCAAGGAAAGGAAAATACGCATTATGCCAGATACGCATCGAGGACATGGATGTGTAATTGGGACAACGATGACGATTCAAGATAAGATTGTGCCGAATTTAGTTGGTGTGGATATTGGTTGTGGACTTCATGTAGTGAAGCTAAAGTCTGGCAAACTAAAAATGAATTTTGAAAAACTGGATAAAGTAATACGAGAACGGATTCCTTCTGGACATAGTACGCATGATAAAGCGATTGCGGTCTTTGATTTAGAAAACGTGATCGCACCAATTCATCGGGGTTGGGCATCGAGAAGTATTGGAACGCTTGGTGGAGGTAATCACTTTATTGAAGTGAATCAAGGTGTGGACGGGATTTATCTTGTAATTCATAGCGGAAGTCGAATTCTTGGGAAAGAAATAGCGGAGTATCATCAAGAAGTTGCCTATCAAAAATTAAGCCAGTTACGTAAAGAATTTAAGATTAGTGCCACCGATGCAAAAAAACAAGGGAATTTAGAAGACGAAACTTGGTGGAATGAAGCACGTGAGTTAATCAAATTACCATATGAATTATCTTACGTGACGCAAACTGATTTAGATAACTATTTAGCTGATATGGAAATCGCGCAGACGTTTGCAGCATACAATCGTTCTGTGATGGCAGAGACCATTTTGAAAGCAATGAAATGGGACAAAGCAGTAGTTTCATCATTTGACTGTGTGCATAACTACATTGACCTTGAAAACAAGATGTTACGTAAAGGGGCGACATCCGCTCAGCTAGGGGAACAAATTATTGTGCCGCTTAATATGCGTGATGGCAGTATCCTTGCTACAGGAAAAGGCAATGCTGATTGGAACTATTCTGCACCACATGGAGCGGGACGAATTTTAAGCCGTTCTAAAGCGAAAGCGCAAATTAGTTTGGAGAGTTACCAAGCTGCAATGAAAAATATTTGGACGACATCTGTTTCTAAAAAAACACTAGATGAAGCACCAAAAGCCTATAAGTCTGCCAAGCAACTACTTGCAGATGTAGAAGATACAATGGAAATTCAAGAAATAATCAAACCTTTATACAATTTTAAAGGTTAA
- the rplL gene encoding 50S ribosomal protein L7/L12 encodes MALNIEEIIASVKEASVLELNDLVKAIEEEFGVTAAAPVAVAAAGGAAAEQTEFTLELSSAGDSKIKVIKVVREITGLGLKEAKELVDNAPKALKEGVTKEEAEELKAKLEEVGANVEVK; translated from the coding sequence ATGGCTTTAAACATTGAAGAAATCATTGCTTCCGTAAAAGAAGCATCTGTATTAGAACTTAACGATTTAGTAAAAGCAATCGAAGAAGAATTTGGCGTAACTGCTGCTGCTCCTGTAGCTGTAGCTGCTGCTGGTGGCGCTGCTGCTGAGCAAACTGAATTCACTTTAGAATTATCATCTGCTGGAGATTCTAAAATCAAAGTTATCAAAGTGGTACGTGAAATCACTGGTCTTGGCTTAAAAGAAGCTAAAGAATTAGTTGACAACGCTCCTAAAGCTCTTAAAGAAGGCGTAACTAAAGAAGAAGCTGAAGAATTAAAAGCTAAACTTGAAGAAGTTGGCGCTAACGTAGAAGTTAAATAA
- the rplK gene encoding 50S ribosomal protein L11, with amino-acid sequence MAKKVIKEVKLQIPAGKANPAPPVGPALGQAGVNIMGFCKEFNARTADQAGLIIPVVITVFEDRSFTFITKTPPAAVLLKKAAKVEKGSGEPNKTKVASVTRAQVQEIAETKMPDLNAANVESAMLMVEGTARSMGITIQD; translated from the coding sequence GTGGCAAAAAAAGTGATTAAAGAAGTTAAGCTTCAAATTCCAGCAGGTAAAGCAAATCCTGCACCTCCAGTTGGACCTGCATTAGGTCAAGCTGGCGTAAACATCATGGGATTCTGTAAAGAGTTTAATGCTCGCACAGCCGATCAAGCTGGTCTTATTATTCCTGTTGTGATCACTGTATTTGAAGACCGTTCGTTTACGTTCATCACTAAAACTCCACCAGCAGCTGTATTACTTAAAAAAGCAGCTAAAGTGGAAAAAGGATCCGGTGAACCAAACAAAACAAAAGTTGCATCTGTAACTCGCGCTCAAGTACAGGAAATTGCTGAAACTAAAATGCCAGACCTTAACGCTGCAAATGTTGAATCTGCAATGCTAATGGTTGAAGGTACTGCACGTTCTATGGGTATCACTATCCAAGACTAA
- a CDS encoding M56 family metallopeptidase has translation MNELLKMILSMALTSLVLIPFVWGFGRIFQRYLSKQKTYYLWLVVYLFLTVPFSLFFLLPYKNSDFMWLNRTGFEGVTSIVMDGKGLNMEHDAKITFWMTLLDYLWLIWLVVFLLIFIYRIASYGNFKKYVFSGAQNVENINQLNMLAEISESLKIKKTVELLVNPLISSPIFIGLKKQVIILPDKSYSVKELRYIFRHELVHCKRKDMFYVWAAQFYTCVYWFNPFMYLMNKRIQKDRELACDEAVLNAISANEFFGYGDTLLSSLTKAGNYKEAHVSVSLHENAKALKERLEFIANYKKTTKPLKFILPIFLIVFCSIGITLSAYQAEILVKEKQKGIVIKKEW, from the coding sequence ATGAACGAACTTCTTAAGATGATTTTATCAATGGCATTAACTTCACTGGTTTTAATACCATTTGTTTGGGGATTTGGAAGAATCTTTCAACGTTATTTGAGTAAGCAAAAAACATATTATTTATGGCTCGTTGTCTATTTGTTTTTGACCGTGCCTTTTTCGTTGTTCTTCTTGTTACCTTATAAAAATAGTGATTTTATGTGGCTGAATCGAACAGGATTTGAAGGAGTTACTTCGATTGTAATGGATGGGAAAGGTCTCAATATGGAGCATGATGCTAAAATTACTTTTTGGATGACGTTGCTTGATTATTTATGGTTGATTTGGCTTGTTGTTTTTCTGCTTATTTTTATTTATAGGATTGCTTCTTACGGGAATTTTAAAAAATATGTATTTTCTGGTGCACAAAATGTAGAAAATATTAACCAGCTAAATATGTTGGCGGAGATTTCAGAATCGCTAAAAATAAAAAAAACAGTAGAACTACTTGTTAATCCGCTCATTTCGTCACCTATTTTTATAGGATTAAAAAAGCAGGTGATTATCTTGCCTGATAAATCTTATTCTGTAAAGGAACTTCGATATATTTTTAGGCACGAGCTAGTGCATTGTAAACGTAAAGATATGTTTTATGTCTGGGCTGCCCAATTCTATACATGTGTATATTGGTTTAATCCTTTTATGTATTTGATGAATAAGCGGATACAAAAGGATCGGGAACTTGCATGTGATGAAGCAGTATTGAATGCAATTTCTGCAAATGAATTTTTTGGTTATGGTGATACGCTGCTTTCTTCGCTTACTAAGGCGGGGAATTATAAAGAAGCACATGTATCGGTATCGCTTCATGAAAATGCAAAAGCGCTCAAAGAAAGACTTGAATTCATTGCAAACTATAAAAAAACAACTAAACCGCTTAAATTTATTTTGCCGATTTTTCTTATTGTATTTTGTAGTATAGGAATTACCTTAAGCGCCTATCAAGCGGAAATTCTTGTTAAAGAGAAACAAAAGGGTATTGTAATAAAAAAAGAGTGGTAG
- a CDS encoding class I SAM-dependent methyltransferase, whose product MANNHYYTNDETLKHNRKTWQIMLKGFNMQFTSDNGVFSKNTVDFGSQVLIESFSLQEVSGKILDVGCGYGPMGLTVAKEFPESQVDMVDVNLRALELAGENAKLNQITNVRIYESSVYENVADEDYQAIISNPPIRAGKQVVHAILEGAHAHLKVGGELWIVIQKKQGGPSAKAKMETVFGNVEQVTKEKGYFIFKSIKE is encoded by the coding sequence ATGGCGAACAATCACTATTACACAAATGACGAAACTTTAAAACATAACCGTAAAACATGGCAAATAATGTTAAAAGGTTTTAATATGCAGTTTACAAGCGATAATGGTGTGTTTTCGAAAAATACCGTTGATTTCGGCTCGCAAGTGTTAATTGAATCTTTTTCATTGCAAGAAGTTTCTGGGAAAATTTTGGACGTGGGTTGTGGCTACGGACCGATGGGGCTAACGGTGGCAAAAGAATTTCCAGAAAGCCAAGTTGATATGGTGGATGTGAATTTGCGGGCGCTAGAATTAGCGGGGGAAAATGCGAAATTAAATCAAATTACAAATGTTCGTATATATGAGAGTTCTGTTTATGAGAATGTAGCTGATGAAGATTACCAAGCGATAATTAGTAATCCGCCTATCCGCGCAGGAAAGCAAGTTGTTCATGCTATTTTAGAAGGCGCACATGCACACCTTAAAGTAGGCGGGGAGCTATGGATTGTTATTCAAAAGAAACAGGGTGGGCCATCTGCAAAAGCGAAGATGGAAACTGTTTTTGGGAATGTAGAGCAAGTTACTAAAGAAAAAGGCTATTTTATTTTCAAAAGTATTAAAGAATGA